TTACGTCGGTTATGATGGTTGGTTCAATGAAGAACCCTTTCTTTAGATGCTGCCATCATCCATTTATAAAATGACTCAGCAAACGTGTTCATGTTGTGACAaatcaagaaacaaaatggTCTTGATAGTTAAGAAACAGGTTTATTTATACCTCAGGACGACCCCCACCAAACGCAACTTTTGCTCCTTCACTTTTAGCTGTTGAGATGAACTTCAATATTTTCTCGTACTGCAGCAGATTCAGTGAAGATTAGATAGTATTTAGGTCATAACTTTATCAGAAAATGAGTAGATGCTACTAAAtgtgaaacttgaaaaaatttGGATCATAAACGGGCTCATTTACCTGCCCTCTACTAACAACAGGACCAAGCCTACAACCTTCATCCATAGGATCTGAAACCTTGATGTTTTTGCACCATTTCAAAAGCCTGTCCATAAACTCTGCTGCAATTCTTTCCTAAAAAAAGGTGCAAGAATTTGACACAAAAAATAGCATGCATGAACCCTATAGTCAAGAGTAGTTTGAATTCACATGTAATAAATTAACTGCTTAGTTCTAAAAGATGCAGAATCATTCATCCATGTATCTCAGAAGGGACTAACAGAAAGTGATGTAGCAGCTCGCTATAGTACTTACATGCACTATAAGACGGGAGGTTGCGCTGCAAATCTGACCATTTGTCAAAAAGATGCCAAAGCAGGTCCATTCCACAGCTGTTTCATTGAATCATAGAGCAGAACGTTATGGTTACAGTACCAGCAGTTATATCTATATGCTTATTGTTTCTCTAACATGATTTGATTTAGATGCACAGATTCCATTCGGATGTACACAACTAATTTCGAATGGAAGTAATTTATATTCGAGAAACATGTGTGGAGAGTGGAGAGACTTAAAATGAGGCTTCAGGAGGCACTAACCCTTCTCAATATCAACATCCTCAAAAACAACAATTGGGCTTTTTCCACCAAGCTCCAGTGAAACAGGCTACACAACATAGGCGAAAGTTTATAAAGATCAAATGAAGAGAATGAATTTCACAAACATGATTGACTAATTTCAGCATTAGATAGCTtccaacatataccttgaccAATTGAGCTGCAGCTGCCATAATCTTGCTCCCAGTGATAGTACTTCCAGTAAATGCAACCTGTCGGATATGAATCAATTTTGCGATTACAGCCTATATAACAACTCAAAGATATCTTACAATTACCAAATTTTCAGCATATATAACAAGACTCAAATTTGCAGAAATTCCAAGAACAGAATTAGCAGTAAAGAAAAAGCTGAACCTTATCAACATGGGGATGAGATGCCAAAGGAGCGCCAGCTTCCTGGCCCAGTCCAGTCAGAATATTGAGGACACCGGGAGGAAGACCGACCTTTATACACACCTCAGCTAGCTCCAAACAAGTTCTGGAATCGATTGATAACATGATGATAGGCATACAATGTGCAAAAACAACATAAGAACTGAACAAAGTTTAGTACATGTAAACCGAACATGACATACATAGATGCCAACTCAGATGGTTTCAGTATAGCAGCACACCCAGCAGCCAAGGCAGGAGCTACTTTCCATGCAGCCATCAATAAAGGGTAGTTccttaacataaaaataaaaaataagcaCTTGGTTACCATATAAATCATTAAGATGCTTCTTAGTTGCACTGAAAGGCCACCTACAAGATAAAACTCCAAATTATCCAAAGATCATCTTACCAACTTTTAGACCATTCAAAATCCAAAAGGTTTACCAATAGATGATTAGAACTTACTTTGCTACAAGTTATTGCAACCATCAAGCAAGCAAATGTTACTAAAATGAAGTGCTTAATTGTTTAACATAAAGAAGCAGAAAATACcctatctttttttaaaaaaaaaaagcagcagAAATACCATGCTGTAATCAACCCAACAACCCCAATCGGTTCTTGAAGAACATGAGATTTAAAATTCTCCGCAGGAAGAGAAATAGGAGCCTTTTCCTTTGCATCCAAACCTTCAGCAAGGCCTGCATAGTATTCAAAACACCCGGCAACCTCATCCTGCATTCCATTCCATTATGTGGCAACAAATAAGGGCCTTGTGCATGATGAAATAACAATTCAAAGTTGTCACAAAATCACAAGCATACTATGTCAGAGGTCGTTTCATCCAGTGGTTTTCCACTA
Above is a window of Prunus dulcis unplaced genomic scaffold, ALMONDv2, whole genome shotgun sequence DNA encoding:
- the LOC117613134 gene encoding betaine aldehyde dehydrogenase 1, chloroplastic-like; its protein translation is MATQIPNRQLFINGEWREPALKKRIPIINPATEETIGDIPAATAEDVEIAVEAARKALARNKGRDWSSASGAVRAKYLRAIASKIKERKSELAKLEAIDSGKPLDETTSDIDEVAGCFEYYAGLAEGLDAKEKAPISLPAENFKSHVLQEPIGVVGLITAWNYPLLMAAWKVAPALAAGCAAILKPSELASITCLELAEVCIKVGLPPGVLNILTGLGQEAGAPLASHPHVDKVAFTGSTITGSKIMAAAAQLVKPVSLELGGKSPIVVFEDVDIEKAVEWTCFGIFLTNGQICSATSRLIVHERIAAEFMDRLLKWCKNIKVSDPMDEGCRLGPVVSRGQYEKILKFISTAKSEGAKVAFGGGRPEHLKKGFFIEPTIITDVTASMQIWREEVFGPVLCVKTFGSEEEALELANDTYYGLGAAVMSKDSERCERFSKALQAGIVWINCSQPSFIQAPWGGIKRSGFGRELGEWGLHLYLSVKQVTQYVSDQPWGWFKSPSKP